In Paenibacillus algicola, a genomic segment contains:
- a CDS encoding ImmA/IrrE family metallo-endopeptidase, with translation MIKHTVTRLIKKHGTNNPFEIASQRNIIVLFEELGDMLGYYNTYRRVQLIHINSNASEQEQRFTCAHELGHSILHPTLNTPFLRNKTLYSIDRIEREANLFAIELLMPDELLHKESITTLREAALTYGVPEELIELKTLD, from the coding sequence ATGATCAAGCATACTGTAACTCGACTCATTAAGAAGCACGGCACTAACAATCCTTTTGAGATAGCATCCCAGAGAAATATTATAGTCCTCTTCGAAGAGTTGGGAGACATGCTCGGCTACTACAATACTTATCGCCGGGTTCAGTTAATACATATAAATTCCAATGCCAGCGAACAGGAACAACGGTTCACTTGTGCTCATGAACTGGGTCATTCCATCCTTCATCCAACACTGAACACGCCATTCCTAAGGAACAAGACCTTGTATTCCATAGACAGAATTGAACGTGAAGCAAACCTGTTCGCTATCGAATTATTGATGCCTGACGAATTATTACATAAAGAAAGTATTACTACCCTGCGAGAAGCAGCTCTTACATACGGAGTTCCTGAAGAGTTAATTGAATTAAAAACCTTAGACTAA
- a CDS encoding helix-turn-helix domain-containing protein, producing MYGRKIRELRKLKGLTMREFGEKFSLAESTISGYENETRKPDIELFEKFADFFGVSTDQLLGRDKTYYSLTESDEKDIAKDLERMLADLESNESLAFNGEPMDEETKRLFAISLENSMRLAKEMAKKKFTPKKYRD from the coding sequence GTGTACGGAAGAAAAATACGAGAATTAAGAAAATTAAAAGGTCTGACTATGAGGGAATTTGGAGAAAAATTCAGTTTGGCGGAGTCAACTATATCTGGTTATGAAAACGAAACAAGAAAACCTGATATTGAATTATTTGAAAAATTCGCTGACTTTTTTGGGGTTTCTACAGATCAGTTACTTGGAAGAGATAAAACGTATTATTCTCTAACCGAATCTGATGAAAAAGATATCGCTAAAGACCTTGAGCGTATGCTGGCTGACCTTGAAAGCAATGAATCTCTGGCATTTAACGGAGAACCCATGGACGAGGAAACAAAACGACTCTTCGCAATCTCCCTTGAAAATTCAATGCGTTTGGCCAAAGAAATGGCCAAAAAGAAATTCACCCCAAAAAAATACCGCGATTAA
- a CDS encoding helix-turn-helix domain-containing protein, translated as MNYKSLNFAKCIDKTNNGEYYGIKQRNTQSKGGHILESAARTARIAKGMSIEEAARALSIPAGYLSQIENGKRHVSDQRAENIACLYEVEVSKIFSASRYVICEQQKKGGEESDERYADYQH; from the coding sequence GTGAATTATAAAAGCTTAAACTTTGCAAAATGCATTGACAAAACTAATAATGGAGAATATTATGGTATCAAACAACGCAATACGCAAAGTAAAGGAGGTCATATTTTGGAGAGTGCAGCTAGAACAGCGCGAATTGCAAAGGGTATGTCTATTGAAGAAGCAGCTAGAGCCTTAAGTATTCCAGCCGGATATTTGTCTCAGATTGAAAATGGGAAACGTCATGTAAGCGATCAAAGAGCTGAAAACATAGCTTGCTTATATGAAGTTGAAGTTTCAAAGATTTTCAGTGCAAGCAGATATGTTATCTGCGAGCAACAAAAGAAGGGTGGAGAAGAGAGCGATGAACGGTATGCTGACTATCAACATTGA
- a CDS encoding group-specific protein — MLTINIDENEVKKMCRERVEELVKEVDSEYVFWDSTELKKRTCMSWNTIQDNFFFDPRFPKVKVGGKWYFPVKETRDFLKTWLLEQR; from the coding sequence ATGCTGACTATCAACATTGATGAGAATGAAGTCAAAAAAATGTGCCGTGAACGTGTCGAAGAGTTGGTAAAAGAAGTTGATTCTGAATATGTGTTTTGGGATTCAACCGAATTGAAAAAACGAACCTGTATGAGTTGGAATACGATCCAGGACAACTTCTTCTTCGATCCAAGGTTCCCAAAAGTCAAAGTGGGTGGAAAGTGGTACTTTCCAGTGAAAGAAACACGTGATTTCTTAAAAACATGGCTTCTTGAACAGCGGTAA
- a CDS encoding DUF4373 domain-containing protein yields the protein MARPLKESLDYFPLDIDFDQDDKLSVVISKFGMNGLGIVVKIMMEIYRNGYFYLWGEREQYVFSNRINADINTVNGVIDECIKWGFFHQELYKNFGILTSRGFQKRFIEAAKRRKVITLHEDYILVNPEEESEKVSHSIAVVNDDGKIVNAYINPNKRDKADAEIPQSKVKESKVKKSKVINNNAPSDLKPNPKESPSKNSNSAKKGTKKPNYEEDSPYFKMAVYFKDKIDDMAAKEGLSSLTASTNIQTWANDFRLMVEVDKHSDKDLIRKVMDWVVTDHFWKSNVLSASKFRTQFPKLVLEMNKKTRTTYGAKVKPLIPVVQPQIPESTISDLSENEFEEMMRFAREMQESKGSR from the coding sequence ATGGCCCGGCCATTGAAAGAGAGCCTGGACTATTTCCCTCTTGATATCGACTTTGACCAAGACGACAAACTCTCTGTCGTGATCAGCAAATTTGGCATGAACGGACTAGGCATCGTCGTAAAAATCATGATGGAAATCTATCGCAACGGATACTTCTATCTGTGGGGAGAGCGAGAACAATATGTGTTCTCTAACCGGATTAATGCTGACATTAATACCGTAAATGGGGTTATTGATGAATGCATTAAATGGGGTTTCTTCCATCAGGAATTGTATAAGAACTTCGGCATCTTAACGTCCAGAGGATTTCAAAAGCGATTCATTGAAGCAGCCAAACGCAGGAAGGTTATAACCCTCCATGAGGATTACATTCTGGTCAATCCGGAGGAAGAGTCGGAGAAGGTGTCCCACTCGATAGCAGTCGTTAATGATGACGGAAAAATAGTTAATGCATACATTAACCCTAATAAGCGAGACAAAGCGGACGCAGAAATACCACAAAGTAAAGTAAAGGAAAGTAAAGTAAAGAAAAGTAAAGTAATTAATAATAATGCTCCCTCGGATCTAAAACCGAATCCTAAGGAGTCTCCATCGAAAAATTCTAATTCAGCAAAAAAGGGGACTAAAAAACCCAATTATGAAGAAGACAGCCCCTATTTCAAGATGGCCGTGTACTTCAAAGACAAGATTGATGATATGGCTGCAAAAGAAGGGCTATCAAGTTTAACAGCAAGCACCAACATCCAGACTTGGGCCAATGACTTCAGGCTGATGGTTGAAGTGGACAAGCACTCCGATAAAGACCTGATCCGGAAGGTCATGGATTGGGTCGTCACGGATCATTTCTGGAAATCTAATGTACTGAGCGCTTCTAAATTCAGGACTCAGTTTCCAAAGCTGGTTCTGGAGATGAACAAGAAAACCAGAACCACATATGGTGCTAAAGTGAAGCCATTGATTCCTGTTGTGCAGCCGCAAATACCGGAGTCAACTATCTCCGACCTATCAGAGAATGAATTTGAAGAAATGATGAGATTTGCCCGTGAAATGCAGGAAAGCAAGGGCAGCCGATGA